The Alosa sapidissima isolate fAloSap1 chromosome 8, fAloSap1.pri, whole genome shotgun sequence genome segment ctcaatctgtcagacttgccaactgcagctttaaattaTCTGTATTTTACGACTGAATATTATGTCTTAGGAATCAGGTTTTGTAGTGGAGCTTTCAATGAATTTTGTGTAGTTAACTTGAACAATTTCTTTTGCAAGGACAAGGTTAACGACAGCATGAAAATATACTTCTTGCACATATTCATACAAGACAATCAGTAAATAAATTTGGAGATTAATATAGACCTAGGCTTACGTGccccccaattttttttttaacaaaagcctgacgtagtcagaatttgagtctgatactgctctaTTGGGACgggattatggggcgtgtttcaaacAATACAGGGGGGGaactgcactcaattggatagacctatgTAACGGAGGcaaactgagctagcatgctagttgctcGTATatatcctcacacccctaaccgctgagttggaagcctgggcttttagctcagtggttagagcgttcaaATTCTACGCCgatgtgtgttgaggtggcggaTTTGAGGGCCGTGAGTGGCGGACGAACCGATCTCTGTTACACCTAGCCAGTCGGAGCAATACCCTACTGTCAATCCTGTAGGAAGAACAGCCAAAACATCCTTCTTCTCGACAAATGCCGTTTtctgattgtttttttctttttttaaagttattgcactgtcaatAATGTACAACAGAAGCGAAATCTAAACGTCTAACTTCTCTAGCAACAGGCTTTTGAATTCAATCGAAGCGCGCCCAGGTGACGTGATAGCCTAGGCACCATTGTTTATCTGTCCATCATCTTACATAAGCCCGCCCAGACAAATTGATTGGTGCGGTCGGTTCAAACTGCTTTGTGTGGGGCATAGATGCTTCTCAAATGTCCCGAATTCAGATTTTGTGGGCGGGGTTACATtcgggctggcttccaggctagtGTAGGATATCAGCCATGCTAAAATTTGGAAAATGTTGGAACAATTCCACACCCTTATTGAGGCATCCCTCCAATTTGGTTGTTAAGTCCGACGTCACTGCAGgcccaacagcttttttgtCAAAAAACGTTTAGGCTATAGCGCAGCTAACCGGTTTTTGCAACTTGtaaaccttgtcaccatcaGCTCTGTTTTAGTGAgagttaaacaaaacaaaatcacttaactttaacagagtaattactgtagctgTGCAGACAGATGATACAATCAAGGGTAACGTCCAGGCTTCCGCAAAAAATAGGATTTATTAGGTTGAGGCAACAAGTGAGTAGTAGGATGACAATTTTCTTAAAGGCTACTCTGAATAGTGGAAAAAATGTTTATTTGACTGTTTTTGGAGAAAAAGAAAGCCGTTGGAACCGGAAAGGAATGTGTTATTCCATTATTTCATATTACAATAGAGTCACATATAAGTAGCGTATTCATTAATGTAATGCTTGTCAGTCCTCTTCGTTGACCCTTTTCGTGTCTCgccatcttctccatctcttcacACTGTTCCActgtatgctctctctctctgttctcctcctgGGCAGGATATTTACGGCGGTCATGCCAATGGTGGCTGCAGGCTTAATAAGTGATGACCCCACACTGCTGCCAATCAGGAGGCTCATCTCATTTGTAAGATCGTTGACCTCTGTTTGACCTCAAAAGACTATTTGTAGTTACTGCCATGAACTGAATTCCATAATTGGCAGGAAACGCTATTATAAAATATGGCATGAAAAGCATGGCTGAGGCTGTTAAAGCTGAAATGTTGTTATGATTATGGTTATTATATGCTTATTACTAATATGTGAACTACTATTTATTCACACATAGTTGTCAGTGTCTGGGAGGGCAATTGTCTACATTTTGTAATTTGCTGCAGTTTTTTGGAAAGACTGAAATGTAACACATTCCTTGTTGATGCTCTGTCTGCTTTATGCTTTATTGAAATGGGGATGCATTTTACATTTTGGCCTTGTTAAGTTTGGTTACTGATCATGGCGGTAGTAATGCTTATGTTTgattacacacagcacaccataTGCATGTATAATTGATTCAGCATGTAATCAAAAACATGTTCAGCCATCAAGCCATCTGGCACCACAACATCAGAGATTGTAATATTTCAAATGATTATTAGGTCTAACCATGCCTAAATTCTCTATGTTTTCTGggctaagtataagtatatatacatactactttgatcccatgagggaagtttggtctctgcatttatcccaatccgtgaattagtgaaacacactcagcacacagtgaacacagagtaaagtgaagcacacactaatcccggcgcagtgagctgcctgctataacagcggtgctcggggagcagtgaggggttaggtgccttgctcaagggcacctcagccgtgcctactggtcggggtttgaaccagcaaccctccggttagtccgaagcactaaccagtaggccacggcaagTTGTGTTATACTAATGATTCAGCTTCACTTTCTAACCCTTAGGTTTAGAGTTATTTCCTGGCACAGGACATCAACTTTACCCATGAACTGTTCTAATGGAGGTGGTGACAGAAGATCTTGAGTCCACAAGAAGATGATGTATGCACATCAAGGAGTTCCCTTTATCCATGCAGATTCAGGATGACCTTTTTTAGACTGTTTTAGGCATGATCACGCCTTCTTTCTATGATCAATGTGCTTTCGTAAGTTTTGCTATGTAACGTTTTTTGAGCTGGCTgattctgtttatttattttattgtttgttttgtttatcttaAATATAATGCAACACTACAGGAGAACATGGGTGCCAATCTGGACAAGTGTACACTAAAGTGTACATGCAGTAAATGTCTATCATCtgctgaaccccccccccaatactaCTTTACCAGTTGAGTTGCCAATGGGTGGCCAGGAAATGTGACATACGGGTTATTATGTGTATTAAAGGTATTTTACAAATGTGTTTTTCCCCACCACCATCCACAATGGCGTTGACAGAAAGAGTACATTGGCTAATTAAAAGATTCATGTTCACCCATAGGAGGGACGCTTATGTGGAGAGGACATCCATGATCATTACCACCTAATGATCTGCTAAGGAAGACCTTGAGACCAAAGACACTCTACCTACAGTATACTGTGGTGCTCATAGTGAGTTTGATAAACATGGTTTAAAGTGCCTTATGTAGTATAAGCAGAGGGATTAAAAGCTGTTTGTGCATATTATGTTTGTAGGTTGAGCCTATGTGTGTCTAACTAACAAAAAAGTGATCAATTGTATGCATGCTGATGAAGTGTTGATTTATTGCACTTGATGGTGAACAGATATGGGACTACCTGAGGATCTCCTTCTGACTGCTTCACTTAGATCTATGCATTTTTGTAACAATTCAAATATGGGCCTACTGATCCATGAGCCTTTTGTTTGTATCACCTACACTAGGCCATTAGACCATTTAAGAAGTCAATTGATACATATTTGACAACCAACAAAACAATATTTTGTTTTCAATTTTCAAATAAAACCTGTTGTGGTCTTTATCCATGGTGTGTTGCATGAAAGCTTTTCTTTACAGGACAATGGAGATCAAATTAAGGGCAACTGGGGGAAAACAGGCATAGGTAGGCCTAACTGGTAAGCTAGGCATATCAAATGACAAATCCAGAGGTAGGCAACCCTAGGTTCAATatgggacaacacatttgttgttGAGATGAGAGGGTTTGGAGCATCCTGCATCAtcaattttaattaatttaatttcaatttTAATTAACAGTTACACTGTTTCTGTGCCAAGATGTTGTGCCTTACCCATACTTATCTCTGGCCTCAAATTCTAACCATCACGTGCCCCTTCTTCGTTTGTTCGCATGGCTTCACCTGTCGCTAGGGCAACACTGATAGGCGGGTGTAACACTGATAGGTTAATCGCTAGTTGCTGCCAGACCATTGGCTGCTTCTAATGCCATTCAAGTTGACAGACGGAAGGCCAGTCAAAGTGCAATAAAGAAGAAGGAAGTTCCCAATTAAGTGCCCGACTGCCCGTCACACGGTGCCCGGCTGGCGaaacttttttacttttttctaTCTCACTTTCAGTCCCAGCAACGAAACATCAAGGAAATAAACTTGGTAAACTTTATATAACTTTAGGGTACTCACCGTCTACAGTCATGGACGGACTGCGAGACTCCTCTTCGCCTGCTTTGGCTTTCGAAAAGGACGCGTTGCAGCTCACAGTGGAGGATGTTTATGACATTTCTTACGTGATCGGGAGAGATTTGTTAAGAATTAGCAAGGCGGGTGCACATgtttctgacctacaattccgAATTGTCCGTGTTTTGGAGATGTTTGAGGTGTTGGTCAACAAGTACAACCTGTCTTTGGAGGAgttgaaaatggagagagacagcctGAAACGAGAACTGGACCGAGTGGTCGGGGAAAAATCATCTGAACAGGGCTCGGTGAGTAGGCTATTCGGTGAACTTAGGTGAAAATTGAACCTTGACTAGCATAGAGTGACAGTCAGGCGGATGCAGGCTACACAAATGATCTCATAGAATTTTCTCAATTTACTGAAGTTGGAGTCAGAATTTCTCGTGCTTTATTTTAAGGATTCGATTCACAGTCCTTAATCTGGCGTTAGTCAAAGTAACAAAGTGACCAGTAGCTGTTGTGTAAATCTGATCCAAGACAGCACACTCATCCACGCCAGGTCAGGGGAGATCCACTGTCAGCGGAATAGCGGGGGATGCTGCACCATATGTGTCATTGGCACTATATGTAGTTGGCAGGCAGCAGAGCGTGTGAACTCAGATTTGTTGTTACAGCATATTGGTAGCTAATTGAATTGAAAGCAGTGGAGTATCAACCAGAGATCTCATCACTGCTCTAGAATAGTTTTCCCATGTGTACAACAGTGTTTTCATTTGATCATTCGGCCCGTTTCATATCTGGGGCATTGAGTGACCTCTGTGTCATAGAATAATTATTCGTCATGCGTCTCGTCATGCAGGCTTGTTTGTCATGCCATCTCTGACCTATGGTCCATACTGCCCTGTGCCGTGGTTCGTCATCTGTTGCTAACGAGAGTGTGTACTTTCTTCTGTAGACACTGGGACCCAACAAGCTGGTGGTGGACCTGAAGGACCCCAACCGCCCTCGCTTCACAATGCAAGAACTTAAAGAGGTGCTGCAGGAGAGGAACCAACTCAAGGCCCAGCTACTTATAGCTCAGGAGGAGTTGCAGCTATACAAgaggtcccacacacacacacacacacagaaactataCATTAatttcagatatacacaggagCGGTGTTAAATACCTTGGTAGCGGCCTATCAACAACCAAGTCTATTTACCATCAAAACAAAGCAATCTTTGTGGGCCAAAATACATCACCAACAGAGCAGACTTCGAGATAATTTTTACTGGGGTTGTCAAACAGGCCCTTTCCTTCATTGGTATTTTGTTGAACTAGGCCCACGACATCCTCCATAAGGCTCAACAGTTGGGTCTGATGTTCCCCATACAAAATGTAATGCAACACCACGACACCTCCATAAGGCTCAACAGTGGGGTCTGATGTTCCCCATACAAAATGTAATGCAACACCACGACACCTTCATAAGGCTCAACAGTGGGGTCTGATGTTCCCCATACAAAATGTAATGCAACATTCTTTATTGTATTACACAAGTAACAGATGCCAAGATATGGGGTTATTTAGCACATTACAAATACACACTTCGGATGTAACCAGTGTACACATTACACAATTTCCTATCTAAATGTAAAACGTGCTGTCTAGCCATTGTAGTTTCAATGAAGTCTGATAAAACCCTCATAATACCAGATTATTTTGTCATCTGTCTCTGAATTGCACTCATCCTGTTTATCCGCAGTGGTCTTCTGTCAGGTCCAGCCCAGCCCACAGAGCTGgccatggtggaggtggagctggAGTCTGCCCCCAGCACGCCAGCCATCTCCCCtcacatcaccaccatcacagaggaggatgagagcaAAGAGGAGCCCAAAGAGGAGTCCAGGGAAGAGAAGACCGCCATCCAAAAACTGTGAGTGTGTCACTTGGTCTGACCagtgagaggatggagagaaaagTTATGGGGAGCTTATAGAGTTGGGTTGTTGGTATTCTGCTGTGAAAGACCTTTTATTCAGAAATGTAGACCCATGTGTGGTTCCATTCATCTTTTTTTGTGGTAGTAGTATGAAATAGCCTAAGGtaaaggagacacacacacacacacacacacacacacacacagacacatgcacacacctctaGCCAGTGTGTGTATCTGGCATTAAATgcttcattattattattattccaccAGAACCCCACATTTCCAACTTAAAGGTATAACTGCTCTCCATGGATTGTTGGTGATTGAGCTCAGCGGTCAATCAAATACACTCCCTCAATGCTCCTGGAAAACAATGTTGGAAAACAAGCATCTcttgttgattggctggaatagTGTGTTTGCTCGAATTGTGTGAAGGGCCTCGTTTCCCATTTACAGAGCCGGTATTGTGCACAAACACAGTTCTTTTCAGTCCACAGTATGCAGCCAGCTAGACAGCAGCATGTTGTCATAATACATCACAGCAAACTAGTTAGCCAGTGGCCTTTGAAACGCAAGTCTGTTGGCCATTAGCCACTAAGCTCATTATTTTTACACATTAACTTCATAATACCTCTTTATAGAGTGAGTGTTTAGCGCAATGCTTATGTTCTTTGAACAGCTCATGGTTTCATTTTTAAAGTGACTTAAACTGAGTTAAGTCCATTTGTTGTAGCTGAATGAGTAGCGCTTAGGCCTCTGATTTTGATTTGGAACCTGTTGTTGTTTTGGGTGTGACTGTTTGGGTATGCATTGCTGGcagagttgtgtttttttttttttttttttttcaataagcATGACTGGGAATTTTTGTTATAGTAGAACAGTACTTTACCACCTTGAGCACATCTAGTTCAGTTCAATAAGGTCTGTTGATGTGCCTCCCCAATATGGGTTGTTGTCTTGGTAATCTTGGCAAGGTTCAGCTCACGTCATTGGCCAGACACTCTAATCATGCACTTGTGACTggtactgtgtgcgtgtgtgtgtgtaactggatTCTTCGACAGACATTCCTTTGCAATATAGTGCAGTATAGCGATTTGAATTGGTGGGAGCG includes the following:
- the rilpl2 gene encoding RILP-like protein 2, translating into MDGLRDSSSPALAFEKDALQLTVEDVYDISYVIGRDLLRISKAGAHVSDLQFRIVRVLEMFEVLVNKYNLSLEELKMERDSLKRELDRVVGEKSSEQGSTLGPNKLVVDLKDPNRPRFTMQELKEVLQERNQLKAQLLIAQEELQLYKSGLLSGPAQPTELAMVEVELESAPSTPAISPHITTITEEDESKEEPKEESREEKTAIQKLFSFRRK